A DNA window from Luteolibacter luteus contains the following coding sequences:
- a CDS encoding replication-associated recombination protein A: MPDLFDVTPSGPASEPRHAGEPLASRMRPRTLDEIAGQTHILGEGKLLRRAIEADRFASLIFYGPPGTGKTTLASVIARSTGSRFEALNGVESNVAEIRAKIDQARTWRDLRNETTILFIDEIHRFNKAQQDVLLPHIERGAVRFIGATTHNPYFYVNSPLVSRSQIFQLESVATEDLLPVLRRALDDKERGFGDLNIEVDPAAINHLAVMSDGDVRKALTSLELAVLTTPPGEDGAIHLTLEVAEESIQRKAIVYDADGDAHYDTASAFIKSIRGSDPDAALYWLAKMLHAGEDPRFIARRLVISASEDIGLADSNALRVAMDAQQAFEFVGMPEGRIPLAHATVYLATAPKSNTAYAAIGEAMADVEKGRTLAVPEHLRTKTRKKLAAASGTESEKMQYLYAHDYEGGYVPQAYLPEGRVYYHPGENGMEKRIKERMEYLRQLAEKANPSK, encoded by the coding sequence GTGCCCGACCTCTTCGACGTCACCCCATCCGGCCCCGCCAGCGAACCCCGCCACGCGGGAGAGCCGCTGGCATCCCGTATGCGGCCCCGGACCCTCGATGAGATCGCCGGGCAGACGCACATCCTCGGCGAGGGCAAGCTGTTGCGCCGCGCCATCGAGGCGGATCGCTTCGCCTCCCTCATCTTCTACGGCCCGCCCGGCACGGGGAAGACTACCCTCGCTAGCGTCATCGCCCGCAGCACCGGTTCCCGCTTCGAGGCGCTGAACGGGGTGGAGTCGAACGTCGCCGAGATCCGAGCGAAGATCGATCAGGCCCGTACCTGGCGCGATCTGCGGAATGAGACGACGATCCTCTTCATCGACGAGATTCACCGCTTCAACAAGGCCCAGCAGGACGTCCTGCTGCCGCACATCGAACGCGGCGCGGTCCGCTTCATCGGCGCGACCACGCACAATCCTTACTTCTACGTCAATTCGCCGCTCGTCTCCCGGTCACAGATCTTCCAGCTCGAGTCCGTCGCCACCGAAGATCTTCTGCCCGTCCTGCGCCGCGCGCTCGATGACAAGGAGCGCGGCTTCGGAGACTTGAACATCGAAGTCGATCCCGCCGCGATCAATCACCTCGCGGTGATGTCCGATGGCGATGTCCGGAAGGCTCTCACCTCGCTCGAACTCGCGGTCCTCACTACCCCACCCGGGGAGGATGGCGCGATTCACCTGACCTTGGAAGTCGCGGAGGAGTCCATCCAGCGAAAGGCTATCGTCTATGATGCCGATGGAGACGCCCACTACGACACAGCGTCCGCCTTCATCAAATCAATCCGAGGCTCCGACCCGGACGCAGCGCTCTACTGGTTGGCCAAGATGCTGCACGCCGGGGAAGACCCGCGCTTCATCGCCCGGCGCCTGGTGATTTCCGCGAGCGAAGACATCGGCCTTGCGGATTCAAATGCGCTCCGCGTCGCGATGGATGCCCAGCAGGCCTTCGAGTTTGTCGGCATGCCGGAGGGGCGCATTCCTCTCGCCCACGCCACCGTCTATCTCGCCACCGCGCCGAAATCGAATACCGCCTACGCCGCGATCGGCGAAGCCATGGCCGATGTTGAAAAAGGCCGCACCCTAGCCGTGCCGGAGCATCTCCGCACCAAGACCCGCAAAAAGCTCGCCGCCGCCAGCGGCACCGAGTCGGAGAAGATGCAGTATCTCTACGCCCACGACTACGAAGGCGGCTATGTCCCGCAAGCCTACTTGCCGGAAGGGCGCGTCTACTATCACCCCGGCGAGAATGGCATGGAGAAGCGGATCAAGGAGAGGATGGAGTATCTTCGGCAACTCGCGGAGAAGGCGAATCCAAGCAAGTAG